The Zootoca vivipara chromosome 16, rZooViv1.1, whole genome shotgun sequence genome has a segment encoding these proteins:
- the LOC118077409 gene encoding taste receptor type 2 member 8-like produces the protein MAPCDCLLTSLSTSRIMQQLIVMINNILYYSLPENYTRTITKDIATFCWIFLTHVSLWCATWLNIFYCVKVTNFPHHLFLWLKLRINVLAPRLLGMVVIALMLFSVHPTILYFENKKLCNLSRTLPRNAHLSNVCHDPFFTFRTLQLCSLCMSFILSVTASMVLLISLWRHIRYLRKRGSVIKDLSTQVYLNVMKSLLFSLFFGITYFASLIIPMVSLYRIDTNGQLVLEIVLSAVPSAHSIILILSNRELKEIFMHILHIRQRAA, from the coding sequence ATGGCCCCTTGCGACTGCCTCTTGACCAGTTTGAGCACCTCCAGAATTATGCAGCAGCTGATTGTCATGATAAATAATATTCTGTACTACAGCCTTCCAGAGAACTATACGCGTACTATTACAAAGGATATTGCCACATTTTGCTGGATTTTTCTCACCCATGTTAGCCTCTGGTGTGCCACATGGCTCAACATTTTCTACTGTGTGAAGGTCACCAACTTCCCCCATCACCTTTTCCTCTGGCTGAAACTAAGGATCAATGTACTTGCACCCAGACTGCTCGGAATGGTGGTAATAGCTCTTATGCTCTTCTCTGTTCATCCAACCATTCTTTATTTTGAAAACAAGAAGCTCTGCAATCTCTCAAGAACTCTGCCACGGAATGCCCATCTCAGCAATGTTTGCCACGACCCATTCTTCACTTTCAGAACTCTACAGTTATGTTCTTTATGCATGAGTTTCATCCTCAGTGTAACGGCATCCATGGTTTTGCTCATCTCTCTTTGGAGGCACATAAGGTATCTAAGAAAGAGAGGCTCTGTCATTAAGGACCTCAGCACTCAGGTCTATCTCAATGTCATGAAGTCTTTGTtattctctcttttctttggcATTACATATTTTGCTTCATTAATCATTCCTATGGTTAGTCTGTACAGGATTGACACAAATGGCCAATTAGTTCTTGAGATCGTGCTCTCTGCAGTCCCTTCAGCACACTCCATAATCTTAATATTGTCCAATCGAGAACTAAAAGAAATCTTCATGCACATTCTACACATCAGACAAAGGGCTGCCTAA
- the LOC118075289 gene encoding taste receptor type 2 member 42-like yields MGRTTPLAIFFQTILAIESAVAFLGNGFIIVVNGHRWLQSRKMVPCDFLLTCLSTSRIILQLTILTNRFLYWNSAKSEMRSYGLDIGTFLWVFLSNVSLWCATWLNIFYCVKVTNFPHHLFLWLKLRIDVLAPRLLGIVIIALMLISAHPTILYFETKQLCDLSGTLTRNASLSKVCEDPFFVFRTLQLVSICMSFILSVAASMVLFISLWRHRKNMKKSGSVIKDLSTQVYHNVMKSLIFSLLVDMTYFTALIIPVSGFFRDGKYDSLGLVIVLSAMPSAHTLILILSNPKLKETLLRILNIRDVAS; encoded by the coding sequence ATGGGCAGAACTACTCCACTTGCTATCTTTTTCCAGACCATTTTAGCAATTGAGTCCGCAGTTGCCTTTTTAGGAAATGGATTTATCATAGTTGTGAATGGGCACCGATGGCTCCAAAGCAGGAAGATGGTCCCTTGCGACTTCCTCTTGACCTGTTTGAGCACCTCCAGAATTATCCTGCAGCTGACCATCCTGACAAATAGATTTCTGTACTGGAACTCTGCAAAAAGTGAGATGCGTTCATATGGACTGGATATTGGCACATTTCTCTGGGTATTTCTCAGCAACGTCAGCCTCTGGTGTGCCACATGGCTCAATATCTTCTACTGTGTGAAGGTCACCAACTTCCCCCATCACCTTTTCCTCTGGCTGAAGCTAAGGATCGATGTACTTGCACCCAGACTGCTTGGAATAGTGATAATAGCTCTCATGCTCATCTCTGCTCATCCAACCATTCTTTATTTTGAAACTAAGCAGCTCTGCGATCTCTCGGGAACTCTGACACGGAATGCCAGTCTCAGCAAGGTTTGCGAAGACCCATTCTTTGTTTTTAGAACTCTACAGCTGGTTTCTATATGCATGAGTTTCATCCTCAGCGTAGCGGCATCCATGGTTTTGTTCATCTCTCTTTGGAGGCACAGAAAGAATATGAAAAAGAGTGGCTCTGTCATTAAGGACCTCAGCACTCAGGTCTATCACAATGTCATGAAGTCTTTGATCTTCTCTCTGCTTGTTGATATGACGTACTTTACTGCTTTAATCATTCCTGTAAGCGGTTTTTTCAGGGACGGCAAATATGACAGTTTAGGTTTGGTGATAGTGCTGTCTGCAATGCCTTCAGCACATACCTTAATCTTAATATTGTCCAATCCCAAACTGAAAGAAACCTTATTGCGTATACTAAACATCAGAGATGTGGCTTCATAA